CTGTTAAACTTCCAGCTGCGAGACCAAAACAATGCCCAGGCCGGAGGCATTTGAATGTGAAAGGCTTTGCTTTGGAGCAGATTCCCCTGAAGACATGGAAACCCTTCACACCCAGGCCACAAGTCACACTTACAAGGGAGCTCAGCTATCAGTTGACAGCAGCAACAATGCAGCTTTTATGGCCTCTCCATTTGGGTGCAAAGACCTTGCTGACACACAAAAGCTGGAGCCCCTAGTTAAGGCTGTTTCTACTCCCCTTCCCCCACAAAGGCAGTTTCACCAGTATAAAGGTACTTTATACCAGTACAGCCACAAccatacaggaaagaaaatggccTTTACTGAGGTGAGAGCAGTCACACCAACAGTGGTGTCATCAGTGTTGGTAAGCGTCCACATTCAACATAGCTCCAGAGTCCTAAGATGCTGCTGAGTAAGCTGAACCTCATATGCACACACAATAACTATATTTGCACAAAATTTTCACAGTAGCTAAAACTGCCCCCCCAAACTCCAAGATGATCCCAAAAAATGAACACTCGGCCTCCACAAAGCACCATGAATTTATCACTTGCCAACAAGGACTAAACAGCAACACAGATCCCACTCATGTCACACATGAAACCCACCCAGAATGTCTGAAAGCCTCATCTCTCCGTCCTATCCATCATGAGGAGGCTGAAAATAGCCTATTCTGGTAGTTCAGCTGTAGAATAACCCTTCTGTTGTCCCCAGGGCAAACCTGCATGCCCCAAACTCTTCTTTCCACTTCCCAAACCATCTCCTTGCTTTTGCCTCAGGGGACATAAGATACAGGCATGCAACACACCACTCTAGCATATGGCTATCTGCAGGTATAAAGCTTCCTTCTGCCTTGGCCTCACAGCTCTCTACAGAAACTCTTCCACGTACCTTTTTCACCATGGTTGTCTCCGATGAATCAAGCTTGGCTTTCTTGGTGTCCGGCCCATCTTCCACTCCTTGGCTGACTTTGGTGACCTTGGTCTTCTCTCTAtagaaaggggaggaaaaattCATCAGAGCTACTCTCTGGCAGGAAGGAGGCCAAGATCTGCACTCACTCTGCTGCTCAGTTGCAAAGGGCAGATTTAGCAGATGCTTAGCATCTTTCAGCGGAGCCTGTAAGATTTAATGGCTGCAGAGTCCAGAAGCAGGCAGCTTCCCCAATGGGGCAAAGGCTATGGCAAACAAAACATAAGCCCAGCAGAGAAGTTTTGTGCAAACAGACCAACTCACAGCAGGAATGGTGTGACAACCCAGACACTTATAGCTCTGGGCACAGCTTTTCTAGTGCACAGCACTGGCTATGCCACACACACTGATCCTCATCACAGACCTCCTATGACCTTTCTGCACACCTGGTTCTCCTCTTACCACCTGCCCAGTCTAGGCCCCAAAACCAAGACTCACTCCACAAACTCATGCTCCCCCAGGTCGGCAAACATATAGCCATGGTAACCGAAGACATCGCCAGTGAAGAACTTGATGCTATTCTTGTGGCAAATCTGGTCAATCTTCACCATAACATCCCGGGAGCAGCACGTTAGGCAGACCTGCAGGAACAGAGTCATTCTTCTTAACAGAAGTTGAATGTTTACCAACTTGTACCCCCTCTCTCCCTAGGTGAGCCACTGTGGGATTATTATTCCATGCTGGGATGTGAaatcttccctcccttcctggACAGTTGGGAAGGTTTCAGGTAGAATTGTCATTTCATTCACAGTGGGACACTGAACAGTGCTCAGAGCAATTATCAATTTTCCTTCCTGTCACACTAAATTCTGATGAAAACGATGGGTAATTCCAGGAGCCTCCTCTCCAGGGATAATTAGAAGGTTAGGGGTAGCAGAATCAAGTTTCCAGACAAAGCACGATGGTTCCTGCAGGCAAGAATTTGGCAACAAGcagatatttcagatattttctatttaattgaAATTCGGGGCCTGCCCCACCTGGGAACTGAGCAGGGTACATACCCTCCAACAGCTTCCTACAGGGGCACACTCACAAAATAGTCAGATCTTTATGTTCCATTTAACGGCTCTGTTTGCTGTAAGCACAATCCCTTACGTTCTTCCCCTCCATCTGCCAGCATCAGGGCTGACACCCTGCAGTCAACCAGAGAAGACAGGAATGGGCAGTTGATTCATGTGAGCTGTGAGACCAGGATGTGCTCTTTGTTCTCCCAAGACagttcactttctttctttcaaagctgCTGCCTGATTTTCACAATCCAACAGGAGCACAGAATTGGGAAAACATGCACACTGCAATTACTAGAACCACTATCACATCACACCCAGAAAGCTGTCAGCAGGCAGCCACTGTCTGATGCAACCTACAGAGACCAGAAGGGGAACAGATGCCATTTATGAACAGTCAGCCAGACCAACCTGTAACTGCAGCATTACAGCTTGTGCTGAGAAGTAGCTGAACATGCACACACTAACCAAGCCATTCTGCAAGCTCAACTGTGTAAGGCTCAAGGATACACAACCCAATATTTTACGCTCAAAACTTTGAGCTAATGTAACCACTCCTGTCTAGAACAAAAAGAGCAATTAGCAAGGTATTAATGATCCTTTAATTAAGATCTGTATTGTTCTGATTgctctgaaattcttttttattcccTCACCATTTAGTCTCTGCTCTCCTTACAAGGTTGTGCCAgttcaaagcttttttcttgAGTCCAGCATATCAGTACAAACCActatgaagaaacatttttacagaTGTGAATGTGCCTTGGCAACTCAGCGTACAACTGAATTGTAGCTAGTTTTAAACAAACACGGGAGCGTTTATACAAGCACTTGTACCACCTCAGTCAAACCAGTTCAAGATAACTtaagtccaaccaatgcagctTAACTGTAAGTCAACAAATAGTAAGTCTCTCTTCCTCCCATCTTTCTTTCCCCCATGGCACTTACTGCATCGAATTGGGTGAAGAACTCTTCCGGCTTGTTCTCCACACTCTCAGGGTCAGCCTTCACGTCCACCATGGGATTGAGATTCTGCGCCCGCTCCAAAGATGCTTCAGCTCTATTGCGGCCCAAGGAACCCACAGGGATCAGGAACTGAGCTCTAGTGTCCTCTGGAGAAACCTCAAAtaggagaaaacagagaggTGAGTCTTCCTGGTGCTGTAAATCGTTCCCAGAATCACACAGGGCAACACTCACAGGAGTATTACAGCAGATATATCATAAACAGGAACTCACACATCTGAAAGGGGACCCATGCTATCCTCACAGCAGGAATATTAAAAGGTTCAGAGAAAAGTTGAGAGTCTCATTAGGAGGAAGGATACAGGGACAGGACCACTACCTTCTCCAGGAAGGAAAGGCAAGTTTGAGGTTCTTAAGATGGTACCATTCCAGTATTATTGCAGAGTGACTGCTTGGATCCCTCCTTCCATGTTCTCCCTTCATAACCCTTCAATTGCACTAAGTACTCATCTCTGCTCCAAGAACAGGTATCTCCATGTCCCCTTTTCAGAGGAACAGGCAGGACAGACAGCGGGCAGCACCCCCACATTTTTGCTCTCCTTGCTCCCAGGCTAATTCTCAGAGCTTGCGAATCACTTTGCCCGCTCCTGAGCTCAGAGCTCCCTCTTGTGCCTGATGAGAGGCCAAGCTACCACTGCGGACACCACAGATGCAGCAGGCTTGCACTGCGACCTAGCGGCTGTGCTCGCAGGAGAAACGAGCGGCTGCAGCTGAGGCTCCTGTGcaactgccctgctctgcctggccctgcagcagccagTACTACCACAAGCTCACACCAGAAACACTGTGCATACAAAATCCCTCAAATATTCATCTCTCAGACCCTGCTGAAGGCTCTGAGTGTAAGCTGAGCAGCTTACACATCCTTGCCTGTGCCTCTTCCAAATGCAGAGGAGGGTTTCGTATGCTGTGTGGCACCTATGAATTTCAATCATGCCTGGGCTTCCCACCTCCTGAGACAGCAGTGTgagctgtggggcacaaggcTCTGGACCATGAATGGAAACCTGCTACACAGCTGACAGAGACAGACTAAACGCTCAACCACAGACTCTATTTAGAGGCCTGAGCTCCATGTAATTTGAGGCAAGAGTGGACCCCTACCTGCCTTTCACACACTGTTACACTCTGTTAAACACCTGCAAAGCGCTAGATAAACACAGAAAGGGGCTGCTCAGACCAAGATAGAAGGGAGAGGCCTGGGTGGAGACCTGCTAGAGAAAGGCTATGAGCCCCCAGAAATAAGCGTGAGATTTTGAGAGTAGGCCTCTCAGATCAGAGTACACAGCCACATGTGTGCAGGCAAGGTCATCCAAAAGCGGAGGAACTGGGGAGGCTGCGGTTCAGCCTTCAGCTTGACAGAGGGCACATGAGTGCAGTCTGCTTAGGTCTCTCTCAAATTTAGCTCCACGGCTGTCACAAGGAGACACACCGACTGCAAGTGTACAGGTATGGGATTCTCTCTACAGACACTACATTGCTCCCCAGAAAAGACACACACCCCACAACAAAACACCTACTCCGGAAAGCAGTGAACGAGTCCTCAAGTGCAGACACCCTACCAGTTGCCAGCAGGCTTTGGGAGCTTTGCAAACCATACCCTCACCCCCTGCTGACCAGCTTTGCAGCcacaagaaagagagaagctggAAGCTCCCACCTGCTGATGGTCCAGCATGGTCAGGCCTTTGACACCTGCCAGGATGAGATTCTTTGCCACTTCTGCTCCAAGGCCTTTCATCCCCACCAGCAACACCCGGGAAGCTCGTAACCTGCAGTGAAAACACTTGGTCAACATTAACGGCTTCATTAGAGGACCATGTTCCCGGGGGAAGGAGAATCAACCACAGCACTCGCAGACAAAACACAACAGGGCAACAGAGGAAAGCTGTGCGAGCAAAGTAGCGTCCCTGACACCACAGATGCTCTACAGCCTCTGAAATCACCATCATCTCCCACCTGGGAAAACATAACTAAAAGGAGGCAGATATGAATGCTGGGCATTCACAGAAGCCTTGAGTTGTGCAGAAAGTAGAGCTACAGCCAGATATTCACTTGGCGCAGGCAGAACGGGAGAAACCCATGATCATTAGAGGAGAGCCAAACACGTCTGGTAGGACCTGAAAATTTTACAGCAGCATCATCAGGGAAAAGAACAGAGGCAAATTTAACTGTGATACCTgatatggaagaaaaggaaatgagataGGAGCAGCTGGGAGTCAGTAAATTTAAATAAGTCACAGAAAAGAGACTATTTGCAGTAAAAGAAAGACTAAAACCAGTATTTACTGATAAAGCCTTGTACCACTTTTCAGGGAACAAGGGGTGGACTCACAGGTTCACTAGAACACCACAGTCTGAGGTTCCTAATAGCAAATTCTAGTAGTCCAGCTGGTACCTTGGCCTCATCCTTACTCACCAAAGATGCACTGGGTTACATGGTGACTGatttagatatatatataattaatggaaattatttctttgcaaataattATCATGAGATCAAGTTATGTaagcaatttcaaaattttcagaatacCTGAATGCTGTACTTCACtcacttttaaattaatttaaataattttcttcttataatTCTTTTGATTGACTAGGCTGCATTGTTTTTCTAACAACATCAAGTTTATTCAGACTGTCTTAATAAGTAATCATCCAGAATGTTAAGCAGAGTGGCACCATCACATAGCTCAGCTAAGCCAGGAGGTCACTGACAGGTGCTTTTTGGCCTCATGGTCTATTTCCATGCTTGTTTTCACTCTGCATCTAGCAGCACCATTACATTTGTGCCCATGTTTCTGGTCCATTCCATCTTCTCCCAAAGACACACTATTGCAACTTTCAAGGTTAACATCTAAGAAATTTAAAACTGGCAGAAACCCGGACAGACTACAGAAGAGGACTGTAAAGATAACCTGAAAGCTGAAGAGACCTTACAAAGAAGATATGGGCTGAATAAGAGGCTCTTTCGCAGAGAAAGAGCCAGAAACCAGCAGGTGGAAGCAGATGCCTGGCAATCCCAGTTGGGAATGAATGAAAAGACTTTAACAATAGACACTAAGTAGCGGAACAGACTCTCTTGCAGATACGgtcattatttttgttatcttcAACTCAAGGAGGCAAAATTTTCACTAAATGTCAGGCCCAAGTTTGAGTAACATTTTCCAACTTGAACTGTGCAGAAGGCTGGAAATAGTGCAGCCCTGAGGATCTAGGACACACTAAGGGGCACAGCTTAAGCTCTCACCTGCCTGCTGCTAGTGAGACTGCATGTGGCTGGAGAATCAAGCAATCTCCCAGGCAGTTGCCAGCCAGGGCTCCCACACCTTTGTCAATACTGCCCCAGATGCATGATGTGTGCACAGGCAGGGCAACTGGCCCAGGATTTCCAGAGAGGAGGTTTAAAACTTCTCATGGGGtgcaagcagcagcacaaagatCAACCTCTCATGCTGGACCACTGTGGGGTTTCTCCTGCCCctctgacactgtctccctgAGCATCTCTTCCCACTTCACCATCCTATATCCTGCCCTACCACCTCCTGCAACACCAgcc
The sequence above is drawn from the Rhea pennata isolate bPtePen1 chromosome 32, bPtePen1.pri, whole genome shotgun sequence genome and encodes:
- the SAE1 gene encoding SUMO-activating enzyme subunit 1, whose product is MVEKEEGGPGGISEEEAAQYDRQIRLWGLEAQKRLRASRVLLVGMKGLGAEVAKNLILAGVKGLTMLDHQQVSPEDTRAQFLIPVGSLGRNRAEASLERAQNLNPMVDVKADPESVENKPEEFFTQFDAVCLTCCSRDVMVKIDQICHKNSIKFFTGDVFGYHGYMFADLGEHEFVEEKTKVTKVSQGVEDGPDTKKAKLDSSETTMVKKRVVFCQLKEALAVDWSSEKAKAALKRTTPDYFLLQVLLKFRTDKGRDPLPQSYAEDSKLLLQIRSDVLDSLGVSMDLLPDDFISYCFSEMAPVCAVVGGVLGQEVVKALSQRDPPHNNFFFFDGIKGNGIVECLGPK